TCAGAAACCGGAAGTATAGGAACTGATGTCACATTGATATAATTCGTCTTGACTTCGGAAGCAGTGCCATTGATATTACTGACAGTAAGATTGACAGTATACAAACCAGCTGTATCATACGTATGAACGAGATTCTGACTTGAGTAATCCTCAGTACCGTCAGCATCAATATCCCAGGACCATGACGTTGCATTGGTTGAGAGATCCGTGAACGCAATACTCAGGGGAGCAATACCTTCAGTTACATTAGCACTGAAATCAGA
The Methanococcoides sp. AM1 DNA segment above includes these coding regions:
- a CDS encoding PKD domain-containing protein → SDFSANVTEGIAPLSIAFTDLSTNATSWSWDIDADGTEDYSSQNLVHTYDTAGLYTVNLTVSNINGTASEVKTNYINVTSVPILPVS